TAAGCCTACACGGGTTTGATCACCAAGCTCACAAGCAATATCCAAAATAAATTTCTCCCCTTCTTTGAGGAGAATTTTGCTGTCAGAGAATTTACCAATACGAATTTTTGGGCCCTGCAAGTCAGCCATGATGCCCACTTCTTTACCCACTTCCGCTGAGATGCTGCGAACCAAATCATGGCGCGACTTATGGTCAGCTACTGTGCCATGTGAAAAATTCATACGCACCACATCAACGCCTGCACGAATCATGTCGCGCAACACTTCCGGCCTCTCGGAAGCAGGCCCTAAGGTTGCAATGATTTTGGTTGCTCTAAGCATATTTAGTCTTTCGCTCTTTCGGCAAGCACCGCAAAGGCTGGCAAAGTTTTGCCTTCTAGGAATTCCAAGAAAGCGCCGCCGCCAGTTGAGATGTAATCTACTTGATTTTCAATACCGTACTTTGCAATAGCCGCCAAAGTATCGCCACCACCTGCAATCGAAAATGCTGGTGAGTGTGCAATTGCGGCTGCAAGCATTTTGGTGCCTCCACCAAACTGATCAATCTCAAATACACCTAAGGGACCATTCCAAACAATTGTGCCTGCATGGGCGAGCATGATGGACAGACGAGCTGCAGTCTTAGGCCCAATATCAAGAATCATGTCATCTTCAGCCACTTGATCGGCAGACACTCTATTTGCACGCGCCAGTGGAGAGAGCTCATTGGCAACTACAACGTCTTCAGGAATCGGAACATGAGCTCCACGCTTCTCCATGATCTCCATAATTTCTTTAGCTTCATTAACCAAATCGGGCTCTGCTAGAGACTTACCGATAGGCAATCCTTTGGCCAGCATGAAGGTATTGGCTATACCGCCACCAACAATCAGCTCATCAACCTTCTCCGAAAGAGCCTTCAAAATAGTGAGCTTAGATGAAACTTTTGAACCCGCAACAATTGCAACCAGTGGGCGTTTTGGGCTTGCCAATGCGCGGCTTAGGGCATCTAACTCAGCCGCCATAAGAGGACCTGCACATGCAATCGGTGCAAATTTAGCAATGCCATTTGTGGTTGCTTCAGCACGGTGCGCAGTACCAAAAGCATCATTTACATAAACATCGCAAAGCGCAGCAATCTTTTTTGCAAGCTCATCGTTATTCTTTTTCTCGCCAACATTCAAACGGCAATTTTCCAGAAGAACTACTTCGCCTGGATTCACTTCAAAGCCACCATCTACCCAATCGCTAATCAGAGGAACTTTGCGATTAAGCAATGTAGCAATACGGTCGGCGACGGGCGCCAAACTATCCTCTGGCTTAAATTCACCCTCGGTAGGACGACCCAAGTGTGATGTCACCATCACTGCCGCGCCTGCATCCAAACACATTTGCACCGCAGGCATCGACGCCCTAATGCGAGTGTCTTCAGTAATATTTCCAGCCTCATCCTGGGGGACATTGAGGTCGGCACGGATAAACACCCGCTTACCCTTCAATTGCCCAGATTGGGCTAATTCGCTTAAACGTTTAACTTTAAATAAGGATTCCGGCATGAGATTGGCTAATTTTGGTGGTTTATGAGCAATGCTCCATTCTAAATCGTCCGGTCGCCTAACCCCTAAGGATCAGTGCAACTTCCTTTAAGCCTGCTCTACAATGGAGGCTTGGACGCAACCCGAGTCAAAAGAAAAGGCCCAAAGGGTCTTGTGGTCTGGCGCCCCGATAAATCCGCTATTACACATAGCCTATAGACACAAAAAGGTAGAAAAAATGTCGATGTCCGACCGAATGTCGATGTCCGACCGCGATGGCTTTATTTGGTCCGATGGGAAACTTATTCCTTGGCGCGAGGCCAATATTCATGTTCTAACCCATAGCCTGCATTACGGAATGGGTGTTTTTGAGGGTATCCGAGCTTATAAGACACCACAGGGAACCGCAATTTTTCGCCTTCCAGAGCATGTAAAGCGTCTTTTTAACGGCACGAAAATCTTCCAAATGAGTATGCCTCACAGCCCAGAAGACATCACCAAGGGCATTATTGATGTAGTGAACAGCAATCAGCTGGAATCCTGCTACATCCGCCCAATTATCTTTATTGGCTCCCAAAAACTCGGTATCTCTCCAAAGGGCAATAGCATCCACACTGCAATTGCAGCATGGGAATGGGGCGCTTATTTAGGCGAAGATGGTCTTAATAAGGGTATTCGCGTTAAAACATCCTCTTTTACCCGCCATTTTGTTAACTCATCCCTAGTGAGAGCCAAAGCATCGGGCTACTACATCAATTCTATTTTGGCCAATCAAGAAGTAACCGCCAATGGATATGATGAAGCTCTCTTGCTTGATACTGAAGGATACGTTTCTGAGGGATCTGGAGAGAATATTTTCATGGTGAGTGACGGCATCGTTTACACGCCCGATCTGGCATCTTGCTTGGACGGCATTACTCGTGATTCCATCATTGAAATTGTGAAAGATCTTGGCCTTGAGTTGCGTGAAAAACGGATTACTCGCGATGAAATCTATTCAGCTGATGAAGCCTTTTTTACCGGTACCGCCGCTGAGGTAACTCCAATTCGCGAACTAGATGATCGTACGATTGGTGATGGTAAGCGCGGTCCCATCACCGAAAGAATTCAAAAAACTTATTTTGATGCGGTATACGGCAGAAGCGATAAGTACAAATCATGGCTCACATACGTTAAATAATATTTAGCAACGGGAATCAAAATATGACTCAAGCTCAAGCGGTAATGGTGAATGGCAAGGATTTGCCTTTGCACTGCCCAACTAATAACACTCCTGCATGGAATTCGCATCCAAGAGTATTTTTAGATATCACTAAAACCAGGGAAGCTAAGTGTCCATACTGCGGCACTGAGTACAAACTCATTCCTGGCACAGAGCCACACGGACACTAAGCCTTATCAGCACTTCCTCGCGGGGTGCTGAGTCGGGATACATTACATGCAGAGTATTCTGATTATTGCCCCTAACTGGATTGGGGATGCAGTGATGAGCCAGCCATTACTGGCTCAACTTAAAAACCAATATCCGAATTCCAACATTGATGTTCTTGCCACCACTTGGGTTGCACCAATCTATCGAGCATACTCAGAGGTACATGAAGTCATTGAGGCCAAACTGGAGCATAAAAAACTACAATGGACTTTACGCAAACAGCTAGCCCAAAAGATTCAAAGCAAAAATTACCAAGTCTGCTTTGTATTACCCAATAGTCTTAAGTCTGCACTAATCCCCTGGCTGGCTAATATTCCCTTTCGGATTGGCTATCACGGGGAATTCCGCTATGGCCTGATTAATTTAGCTCTAGAAAATCCCAGCAAAATTAATCGCCCTCCAATGGTTGAACACTATCTTGCGCTGAGCCAAGTTTTGTCTGATGAGTTAAAAATCCTTAGTGATTTAACTGCACCCAAACTGAACGTATCGCCCCCAGCAAACGAATCAGTTCGCGAGAAATTAGATCATGCAGGTATCGATGCTAAATCCCTTCTCGTCTTATGTCCTGGCGCCGAATATGGTCCAACAAAACGCTGGCCTGCAGAGAAATTTGCCCAATTGGCACAAGCTCTCGTCGACGAGAATTCAAAAATGCACATTATTCTTCTTGGCAGCCAGAGTGATCATGCTATTGCCCAAGAGATTTCTCAGCGGGCAAAGCGTCCATCTGATATCCATAACTGGTGTGGCCAGACAACTCTAGATGAGGCAATTGCGCTTATAGGCAGTGCCAAAGGGGTAGTAAGTAATGACTCTGGCTTAATGCATGTAGCAGCCGCTCTTCAAACTCCACAAGTAGCTATTTTTGGGTCAAGCGACCCAGCACATACTCCGCCCCTGTCCTCCAAAGCCAAAGTCATTTGGCTCAATCTTCCTTGCAGCCCGTGCCATAAAAAGGAATGTCCTCTTGGCCATTTGAAGTGCTTAAATAATATTCTTCCGCAACAAGTATTTGCCACACTCAATGCGGCAATAAATTCCTCTGAAAAGTTAACATGACCAAACTTGCGAGACTCTTTCACAATGCCGATGATGTTGTTGACGCCTGGCGCGACGCCCTACGTCACCGAGATATGCAGGGTGCTTTAGATATTTGGCTAGATGATGACTCTATCACCTGCGTCCTTCCAGAGGGCCACCGCCTCACTGGACATGCAGAAATTCGCAAAGGCCTTGAAAGGCTGCTTGCCAAACAACCGCTATTTTTAGAGCCTATTGCATGCATCAGCCACTCAGTATTAGGTGCTGCGGTATACGATACCACCGAAGCAGTTCACTTTCGACCAGATCAAATCGAATCTGAATTTTTTCTCAACATTACCTTAGTCCTTCTTCAAGACAGTCAGGGCTGGAGAATCGCGCATCTCCACGCCAGTCACTCCACTGAGGAAAATTTTGATACCCCATCAACACCTCACGGCCTGCATTAATTGAATGGACGAACAAGTCTTAGGTCCTTAATCAAATGGCCTAATGTGCCAGATTGTTTTGGCTGGCTTAGTTTAGACAGACGCGGTCAATGGCGAATGCGCGATGAATTTGCCCAAAAAAACCACCTGTCTGGCCAAGTCATTTCTCATACGATGCTAAATGACTATATTGCTCGTAACTACCTTAGCGACCAATTGGGGCGATTCTTTTTTCAAAATGGTCCTCAGAAAGTATTTGTTAGTCTTGACTCTACCCCTTGGGTAGCCAGAATTATTCCCGACGGAAAGGGCTTCAAACTCATCACTCAGCGTCAAACACAAATGCAACCCTCAAAAGCCTTAAGTGATGAACGTGGCAATATTTATATTGTTGGATATCTAAATCAAACGATCCTTCAAGATTCCGAAAGCCCTACATTCGTAAAAAAAGAGCTTCAAAGTATTGCACTATTACATGACCACGATTTAGATCGTTTTTCTGAGATGGCCAAATTAGAAGAACAGGCTTGTAGCTATGGTGGCTCCTGGGAATGGCAAGGAGAAAAATTACCCTTAGACCCAATCCATTCTGAAGAATTGGCTAAACAGTTCAAGTTTGTAAAGCAACCAGAACCAAATACACTCTAGCTAGGCAATTTATTTTTATCTTTTAGCTCATCCTGATATTGTCTTTGCATCTGGCGAAGTCGAGCATCGATAGTCGAACCTTGATAATAATCAGAACCTGCTGCTGCACGTGCAATTTTCATTTGCTCCAGGGCTGATGGCCATGACCCCTCCAGAGCATATTTTTCGCCTAAAGCAAAATGACGCATAGGAATATTATTTGCCTGATCGTATGCAGATGAGAGCAAACCCCACCAAATCACCTCATTTGGCTGAACTTTAGTGCGCGCCTTTAACCAAGTGATAGCATCATTAGTTTTTCCGAGTTTCAACTCTGCTTTAATCATTGATACAGCTGCCGCATAAGATTGTGGATAGGTCTTGAGTGCAGACTGAGCAATTTGCAAAGCCTCTTCGTTTTTACCTTTTGCAAGCGCTAACTCAGAAACCATCGTATCTAATGACAAACTTTGTAACTGCCCAGAGGAATTTGCCAAATTGTATTTCTGAGCCAGGGCACGAGCTTGCTGCAAATTTGCTTCTGCTGCATCAATCTTGCCTTGCCGTTGTGCAATCAGAGCCAAACCATAAAAACCCTCCATTTGCTTTCCAATAGCAGATTGCTTGCTTAAGCTATCAAATACATTCTTTAGGTCATATAGGCCGCTAGAGCTGCCTGCTTGCTCCATGCGAGCACGGGCCTTAATAAAATAGAACTCTGATGAAGTAGATACATGATGGGGTGAAATATTGCGCACCCTATCTTGCATATCAGCAATTCGATCGGTTGTTAGTGGGTGGGTGCGAACATAGGTTGGAACCCCTTTATCCATGATTCCCGTGATTTTTTGTAGACGCTGAAAAAAATCAGGCGCACCACTTACGTCATAACCACTTGCATTCAAGATTTGGAAACCAACTCGGTCGGCCTCGCTCTCAGCAGATCTCGAGTAAGAGAGCTGATTATTTACAGCCATTGCTTGACCGCCCTGCATAAGACCTGCCGCCGCTTGAGGGTTGCGAGACATTGCCAAAGCGCCGAGCGCGAACCCAGCAAGAGATAGCATCATATTGGTAGTTTGCTGATCCATTTGACGCGCCAAATGTCGCTGCAAAACGTGTCCTGTTTCATGCCCCATTACTGAGGCCACTTCTGAATCCGTTTCTGCATCAACAATCAATCCAGTATGAAATCCAATAAAACCCCCGGGCAATGCAAACGCATTAATGCTGCTATCTTTCACGGCAAAAACTTCATAGTTATAAGCACCACTACCTTGTTCGTTCGCACCACCTAGTTGTAATTTCTTTGCAGCCTGCAATAAACGTCGCTCCATTTGATTAAGGTAGTCATACAGCGGCAAATCATTCGAATAGTCAGCATCAGGCCTGATTTGGCGCATAATCATCTCACCATACTTACGCTCGTCTATTCGACTTAAAGAGTCGCCGCCAGGGTCACCCATATCAGGCAAAACAATATTGGGCTGCGTTTGAAATGAATTACGGTTTGGCGCGTTAGCAGGACGAGCATCCGGCGATTGCATTGCCCGGCCAATATTTTGCAGAGCCGCTGAATTACCATCAACCGACACATCCCCAGCAGCCGGTGCAGCGTAGGCAGGACTATAGCCAGACATTCCTAGCGCCAAGACCAAATGAAACGTCAAAATACGCTGAAAAACAGATGTTTTATTGGCTGACTTTATATCTTGCATGCCTATATGGTAAAACTTATCCCATGAATAAACTAACTCATTTTGACAATAGTGGCCAAGCCCACATGGTAAATGTTGGCGATAAAGCATCCACCCATCGAGTTGCAGTGGCAACCGGCAAAATTACAATGCTTCCTGAAACTTTCAAAATGGTTGAGGCTGGAAGCCATAAAAAAGGGGATGTTCTTGGAATAGCGCGAATTGCTGGCATACAGGCTTCCAAAAAAACATCAGATCTTATTCCTCTGTGCCACCCATTGGCCCTCACTCATGTGAGCCTCAACTTTGAGCTAGACCAAAAAAATAATGCCATCAGTTGCCAGGTAAAAGCTGAAACCACAGGTCCCACAGGGGTGGAAATGGAAGCTCTAACCGCAGTTCAAGTGGCTCTCCTCACCATTTATGACATGTGCAAAGCAGTAGACCGCGGCATGGTGATAGGTGATATCAAACTGCTTGAGAAGAGTGGCGGAAAATCAGGGGAGTGGAAATCTCAATAAATGTTACTCACTATATTCAAAAGCCACCCGAGGGTGGCTATTTTGCACTTCAATTCAACCGAAACCTTTATTTACTAATTCTGCACTCCGATGGCAATAGCTGCAGTAACAAATTTGTCTGAGTTGATCTACAAGACCATCCACCAGCCCAGGTAGCACCCTCTGGTTTTGATAAATCAATGGGTCTTGGTGAATTTGCATCCGGCTCATTTGTAGGAACTAAATGCAAAGTATTTTTACCTTCTGGAGCTACGCTGAGTTGATAATCAATTGCGATCGCTCCCGATGGCGTGATCTCTATTAGCTTGACACTCCTTGTAGGGGTAAATGTAAATGAACCCTGAGTTGCATCATCCATCGGGACAGTGCCACGGCTAGCAAATGCCTCTGTAACAGCCAGCTTTGCACTAGACGACAAATTCATCCCTTCTACTATTCGACTGCGGGCTATGTAATCCTGGTATTGCGGAACAGCAACTGCCACCAAAATCCCGATGATTGCCACTACTACCATTACCTCAATCAAAGTAAAGCCATCCTCCCTAAAATTCTCTTGCTGTTTAGCTGACACCAAAGGGCTCATGTTTTGCATACTCAATTCCTTCAAAATTAAATACCACATCATCCTGTCTATGCCTGGCTTTCTCAAGTCAGTCAGCAATAAAAAAGCCGGCTTTTTCTGATCTTCGCGTGTGAATTAGACCTCTTTAGCAGCATTCTTTTTCTTGAGGTAGGTTCCCAACAAAATCACAATAGAAACACCGATTCCTTCAAAAATCATATGAGCATCTGACATTGCCTCTTGGATAGAGTCCTTAATAGCAGGGTCTTCGACCAACATTCCACCAGCTAAAAGACCTAAAAGTCCAGCACCCAAGGTAATGATGATAGGAAAGCGATCCATCACTTTTAATAACATGGTGCTACCAAAAATGATCAATGGAATTGAAAGGCCAAGACCAATAATAAGCAAAATTAAACGCGTTTCTTCTGGGCCTTTTTGAGCAGCAGCAGCTACAGCAATCACATTATCTAGACTCATTACCAAATCAGCGACCAAAATAGTACGGATAGCAGCCCAAATATTAGAGTGCCCATCCATCTCCTCTTCTTCATCACTATCAGCTAGTAACTGCACACCGATATACACCAAGAGAATGGCGCCAACAATTTTCAAGTACGGCAAAGACAATAACTGCACCGCAGTAACCGTCAAAATCACTCGCAAAATAATAGCGGCAGCGCTTCCCCAAAATATTGCTTTCTTTTGTTGTTCGGCAGGCAAGTTACGAGAAGCTAGAGCAATTACAACTGCGTTATCGCCAGAGAGCAAAATATTGGCAATAATGATTGATAAAAGAGGAGCGGCCCAAAACGCAGCGTCAGAAAATGCTGAAAAATCCATAAGATGTCTCCTACTTTTTTATTATCTTAGTAATCAATAAAAAGGCGCCACATGAGTAGCGCCTTTTTAGATTGAATTACAGCATAGCTTTTAATAAAGCAGCCATTTCGGATGGGTTCTTGGTTACTTTGAAGCCGCACTCTTCCATCACGGCAAGTTTGGCATCAGCAGTATCTGCACCACCAGAAATCAATGCACCTGCGTGACCCATACGTTTGCCAGGAGGCACAGTAACGCCGGCGATAAAACCGACTACCGGCTTTTTCATGTTCTCTTTGCACCAGCGAGCTGCTTCAGCCTCATCTGGTCCACCAATCTCACCGATCATAATGACGGCATCGGTTTCAGGATCTTCATTGAACATCCGCATGACATCGATATGCTTTAGACCATTAATTGGGTCACCACCGATACCAACCGCTGTAGATTGACCCAAACCAATAGCGGTCAGTTGACCAACTGCTTCATAGGTCAGCGTACCAGAACGGCTTACAACACCAATTCGGCCTTTCTTATAAATGTGGCCAGGCATGATGCCGATCTTGATTTCGTCTGGGGTAATGATTCCGGGGCAATTAGGACCAAGCAATAGAGTTTTCTTGCCACCCTTAGCTTCTTTTGCCTTCATCTTATTGCGCACTTCAAGCATGTCGCGCACTGGAATACCTTCAGTAATACAGATTACGAAATCCAGATCAGCCTCAACTGCCTCCCAAATGGCAGCTGCTGCACCCGGAGGCGGAACATAGATTACTGAAGTTGTGGCACCAGTTTGCTGAGCGGCTTCTTTCACTGTCGCATAAATTGGAATATTAAAAATGGATTCGCCAGCTTTTTTAGGGTTCACGCCAGCAACAAAACAGTTTTTACCGTTTGCGTATTCCTGACATTTTTCTGTATGGAACTGACCGGTCTTACCAGTAATACCTTGTGTAATGACTTTGGTGCTTTTATTAATCAAAATAGACATGTTGAAATTCCTGAATTATTTGTTTTTGGCAACAGCAGCAACTACTTTGGTAGCAGCTTCAGCCATTGAATCGGCACTAATAATTAGCAAACCTGAGTCAGCAAGAATTTTCTTGCCCAACTCTTCGTTGGTGCCCTTCATACGCACCACCAAAGGTACGGTGAGATTTACTGCTTTACATGCAGTAACAACACCATCAGCAATCACATCACAACGCATAATACCGCCGAAGATGTTGACCAAAATTGCCTCAACACTCTTGTTCTTCAACATGATCTTGAATGCTTCAGTAACCTTTTCTGCAGTAGCGCCACCACCAACGTCTAAGAAGTTAGCAGGCTCGCCACCAAACAACTTAATGGTATCCATCGTTGCCATTGCTAAACCTGCGCCATTCACCAAACAACCGATATTTCCGTCCAAAGAGATATAAGCAAGGTCAAATTTAGAAGCTTCAATTTCTGCAGCGTCTTCTTCATCGATATCGCGGTATGCAACGATCTCTGGATGACGGAATAATGCATTTGGATCAAAGTTAAACTTAGCGTCTAAAGCCTTGATCTTGCCATTGCCTTCAAGAATTAATGGGTTAATTTCAACCAATGAAGCATCTGTATCCCAATAGGTTTTATACAGATTCTTAAACACATCGCGAGCCATCGGAATAGAGGCTTCTGGAACACCAATTCCTTTTGCCACGATGTCACAGTCTGCATCAGTCAATCCAACTAATGGATCTACAAATACTTTGATAATTTTCTCTGGGTGAGATTCAGCAACTTCCTCAATATCCATGCCGCCTTCAGATGAGGCCATGATGACATTTTTCTGTGTCGCACGATCGGTAACGATACTAAAGTAATACTCTTTTTTGATATCTGCGCCATCTTCAATCAAGAGGCGATTCACCTTTTGACCTTCTGGCCCTGTTTGGTGGGTCATGAGCTGCATACCCAAGATTTCAGAAGCGTATTTCTTCACTTCATCCATGCTCTTAGCCAACTTCACGCCACCGCCTTTACCGCGTCCACCAGCATGAATCTGGGCTTTGACAACCCATACTGGACCACCAAGCTTTTCAGCAGCTTTCACCGCCTCATCAACACTAAACGCAGGAATGCCATTAGGAACAGGCACATTAAATTGGCGAAGAAGTTCTTTGCCTTGGTACTCATGAATTTTCATAATTACTCCGAAACGGTATCTTTTTTAGCAAGCGATGAGG
This genomic interval from Polynucleobacter necessarius contains the following:
- a CDS encoding phosphoglycerate kinase — protein: MPESLFKVKRLSELAQSGQLKGKRVFIRADLNVPQDEAGNITEDTRIRASMPAVQMCLDAGAAVMVTSHLGRPTEGEFKPEDSLAPVADRIATLLNRKVPLISDWVDGGFEVNPGEVVLLENCRLNVGEKKNNDELAKKIAALCDVYVNDAFGTAHRAEATTNGIAKFAPIACAGPLMAAELDALSRALASPKRPLVAIVAGSKVSSKLTILKALSEKVDELIVGGGIANTFMLAKGLPIGKSLAEPDLVNEAKEIMEIMEKRGAHVPIPEDVVVANELSPLARANRVSADQVAEDDMILDIGPKTAARLSIMLAHAGTIVWNGPLGVFEIDQFGGGTKMLAAAIAHSPAFSIAGGGDTLAAIAKYGIENQVDYISTGGGAFLEFLEGKTLPAFAVLAERAKD
- a CDS encoding branched-chain amino acid transaminase, encoding MSMSDRDGFIWSDGKLIPWREANIHVLTHSLHYGMGVFEGIRAYKTPQGTAIFRLPEHVKRLFNGTKIFQMSMPHSPEDITKGIIDVVNSNQLESCYIRPIIFIGSQKLGISPKGNSIHTAIAAWEWGAYLGEDGLNKGIRVKTSSFTRHFVNSSLVRAKASGYYINSILANQEVTANGYDEALLLDTEGYVSEGSGENIFMVSDGIVYTPDLASCLDGITRDSIIEIVKDLGLELREKRITRDEIYSADEAFFTGTAAEVTPIRELDDRTIGDGKRGPITERIQKTYFDAVYGRSDKYKSWLTYVK
- the moaC gene encoding cyclic pyranopterin monophosphate synthase MoaC, translated to MNKLTHFDNSGQAHMVNVGDKASTHRVAVATGKITMLPETFKMVEAGSHKKGDVLGIARIAGIQASKKTSDLIPLCHPLALTHVSLNFELDQKNNAISCQVKAETTGPTGVEMEALTAVQVALLTIYDMCKAVDRGMVIGDIKLLEKSGGKSGEWKSQ
- a CDS encoding TerC family protein, whose protein sequence is MDFSAFSDAAFWAAPLLSIIIANILLSGDNAVVIALASRNLPAEQQKKAIFWGSAAAIILRVILTVTAVQLLSLPYLKIVGAILLVYIGVQLLADSDEEEEMDGHSNIWAAIRTILVADLVMSLDNVIAVAAAAQKGPEETRLILLIIGLGLSIPLIIFGSTMLLKVMDRFPIIITLGAGLLGLLAGGMLVEDPAIKDSIQEAMSDAHMIFEGIGVSIVILLGTYLKKKNAAKEV
- the waaF gene encoding lipopolysaccharide heptosyltransferase II, which codes for MQSILIIAPNWIGDAVMSQPLLAQLKNQYPNSNIDVLATTWVAPIYRAYSEVHEVIEAKLEHKKLQWTLRKQLAQKIQSKNYQVCFVLPNSLKSALIPWLANIPFRIGYHGEFRYGLINLALENPSKINRPPMVEHYLALSQVLSDELKILSDLTAPKLNVSPPANESVREKLDHAGIDAKSLLVLCPGAEYGPTKRWPAEKFAQLAQALVDENSKMHIILLGSQSDHAIAQEISQRAKRPSDIHNWCGQTTLDEAIALIGSAKGVVSNDSGLMHVAAALQTPQVAIFGSSDPAHTPPLSSKAKVIWLNLPCSPCHKKECPLGHLKCLNNILPQQVFATLNAAINSSEKLT
- a CDS encoding YybH family protein, with amino-acid sequence MTKLARLFHNADDVVDAWRDALRHRDMQGALDIWLDDDSITCVLPEGHRLTGHAEIRKGLERLLAKQPLFLEPIACISHSVLGAAVYDTTEAVHFRPDQIESEFFLNITLVLLQDSQGWRIAHLHASHSTEENFDTPSTPHGLH
- the sucC gene encoding ADP-forming succinate--CoA ligase subunit beta → MKIHEYQGKELLRQFNVPVPNGIPAFSVDEAVKAAEKLGGPVWVVKAQIHAGGRGKGGGVKLAKSMDEVKKYASEILGMQLMTHQTGPEGQKVNRLLIEDGADIKKEYYFSIVTDRATQKNVIMASSEGGMDIEEVAESHPEKIIKVFVDPLVGLTDADCDIVAKGIGVPEASIPMARDVFKNLYKTYWDTDASLVEINPLILEGNGKIKALDAKFNFDPNALFRHPEIVAYRDIDEEDAAEIEASKFDLAYISLDGNIGCLVNGAGLAMATMDTIKLFGGEPANFLDVGGGATAEKVTEAFKIMLKNKSVEAILVNIFGGIMRCDVIADGVVTACKAVNLTVPLVVRMKGTNEELGKKILADSGLLIISADSMAEAATKVVAAVAKNK
- a CDS encoding pilin, encoding MQNMSPLVSAKQQENFREDGFTLIEVMVVVAIIGILVAVAVPQYQDYIARSRIVEGMNLSSSAKLAVTEAFASRGTVPMDDATQGSFTFTPTRSVKLIEITPSGAIAIDYQLSVAPEGKNTLHLVPTNEPDANSPRPIDLSKPEGATWAGGWSCRSTQTNLLLQLLPSECRISK
- a CDS encoding M48 family metalloprotease, whose protein sequence is MQDIKSANKTSVFQRILTFHLVLALGMSGYSPAYAAPAAGDVSVDGNSAALQNIGRAMQSPDARPANAPNRNSFQTQPNIVLPDMGDPGGDSLSRIDERKYGEMIMRQIRPDADYSNDLPLYDYLNQMERRLLQAAKKLQLGGANEQGSGAYNYEVFAVKDSSINAFALPGGFIGFHTGLIVDAETDSEVASVMGHETGHVLQRHLARQMDQQTTNMMLSLAGFALGALAMSRNPQAAAGLMQGGQAMAVNNQLSYSRSAESEADRVGFQILNASGYDVSGAPDFFQRLQKITGIMDKGVPTYVRTHPLTTDRIADMQDRVRNISPHHVSTSSEFYFIKARARMEQAGSSSGLYDLKNVFDSLSKQSAIGKQMEGFYGLALIAQRQGKIDAAEANLQQARALAQKYNLANSSGQLQSLSLDTMVSELALAKGKNEEALQIAQSALKTYPQSYAAAVSMIKAELKLGKTNDAITWLKARTKVQPNEVIWWGLLSSAYDQANNIPMRHFALGEKYALEGSWPSALEQMKIARAAAGSDYYQGSTIDARLRQMQRQYQDELKDKNKLPS
- a CDS encoding zinc-finger domain-containing protein, yielding MTQAQAVMVNGKDLPLHCPTNNTPAWNSHPRVFLDITKTREAKCPYCGTEYKLIPGTEPHGH
- the sucD gene encoding succinate--CoA ligase subunit alpha gives rise to the protein MSILINKSTKVITQGITGKTGQFHTEKCQEYANGKNCFVAGVNPKKAGESIFNIPIYATVKEAAQQTGATTSVIYVPPPGAAAAIWEAVEADLDFVICITEGIPVRDMLEVRNKMKAKEAKGGKKTLLLGPNCPGIITPDEIKIGIMPGHIYKKGRIGVVSRSGTLTYEAVGQLTAIGLGQSTAVGIGGDPINGLKHIDVMRMFNEDPETDAVIMIGEIGGPDEAEAARWCKENMKKPVVGFIAGVTVPPGKRMGHAGALISGGADTADAKLAVMEECGFKVTKNPSEMAALLKAML
- a CDS encoding DUF2946 family protein, producing MNGRTSLRSLIKWPNVPDCFGWLSLDRRGQWRMRDEFAQKNHLSGQVISHTMLNDYIARNYLSDQLGRFFFQNGPQKVFVSLDSTPWVARIIPDGKGFKLITQRQTQMQPSKALSDERGNIYIVGYLNQTILQDSESPTFVKKELQSIALLHDHDLDRFSEMAKLEEQACSYGGSWEWQGEKLPLDPIHSEELAKQFKFVKQPEPNTL